The following coding sequences lie in one Lolium perenne isolate Kyuss_39 chromosome 2, Kyuss_2.0, whole genome shotgun sequence genomic window:
- the LOC127331278 gene encoding uncharacterized protein, producing MKESMHAQIVVLEHSPQPTLVAIRALRGVLDKSVEIAHAEVRRPLKHMPSASSSSGATLRQRQPCRCSSAMGVRASLRTTTVPLELSQLHKSSEERRQGGNGRDRAGGQDGFPNVHRGGLGAALQEIVNLATQSWRGSKAEWTPHSHAMAEFPVNRN from the exons ATGAAGGAGAGCATGCATGCCCAGATAGTTGTTTTGGAGCATTCTCCCCAGCCAACTCTGGTCGCCATCCGAGCTCTAA GAGGAGTCCTGGATAAATCGGTGGAGATAGCTCACGCAGAAGTGCGCCGGCCGCTCAAACACATGCCCTCAGCGTCGTCATCGTCAG GTGCAACGCTGAGACAAAGGCAGCCATGTCGATGCTCATCTGCAATGGGTGTTAGAGCCTCTTTACGTACAACCACAGTGCCACTGGAACTGTCTCAACTCCACAAGAGCAG TGAGGAGCGACGACAGGGAGGAAATGGGCGCGACCGAGCAGGAGGTCAAGATGGCTTCCCCAATGTCCATCGAGGCGGCCTCGGCGCTGCCCTTCAGGAGATTGTCAACCTCGCCACCCAAAG TTGGAGAGGATCAAAGGCTGAGTGGACACCCCACAGTCA